ACGTTTAGCCAATCCGACTCTGGGTGAAACCTTTGTGGTTAGTGGTTTGGGCCTGATTGGTCTGCTCACAGGTCAGCTCCTCGCCGCCCAGGGTTGTCGTGTGTTAGGTCTCGATCCGGATCCCTCGAAGTGCGCTCTCGCCGAAACGTTGGGCATCATGGCTCTCCATCTTTCCAGCGGGGTGGATCCAGTGGCTTGGTGTCTTGATCACACTGCAGGTATTGGTGTTGATGGCGTGTTGATCACAGCAGCCACCTCCTCTACTGAGCCAGTTCATGTTGCAGCCGGGGCCTGCCGCCAGCGGGGCCGCATCGTGTTGGTGGGAGTCACCGGCCTGGAACTGCGCCGTGATCTTTTCTACAAAAAAGAGCTTTCCTTCCAGGTGAGCTGCTCGTATGGCCCCGGGCGCTATGACCCAGCTTATGAGCAACAAGGCCACGACTATCCCATTGGTTTCGTGCGCTGGACGCAACAGCGCAACTTTCAGGCTGTGCTCCACGCTCTGGCCAGCGGTGCCCTACGTACCGAGCCGCTCATCTCCCATCGTTTTTCATTCGAGCAGGCCTCAGACGCCTACGAACTGCTCAGCAGTGCCGAACCCTCTCTCGGTATTCTGCTGCGTTACCCCGAAACAGCCGATCCCGAGCAGCGTCTGATTCAGCTGCCGGCAGCTGCCGAAGATGTGGCTTCTACTAAGCCGCTGCTGAGCGTTATTGGAGCTGGCAATTTCGCTAGCCGCGTGCTGATTCCCGCTTTCACCAAGGTCGGGGCCGGCTTCTATACCATCGCCGCCTCCAGCGGCATCGGACCGGTGCACTTGGGCCGGAAATTCGGTTTCCGTCAGGCCAGTACCGATGTGCCCGCTCTCCTGGTCGACCCCAATTACAACACTTTAGTAATCGCCACTCGCCACGACAGCCATGCTCTTCTTGTTCAGCAAGCTCTGGCAGCCGGTAAGAATGTTTTTGTGGAGAAGCCCCTCTGCCTCACAGTCGAGGAGCTGAGTTCTATCCAAGCGGCCTTTACTGGTGAGCAGTTGTTGATGGTGGGTTACAACCGCCGCTTTGCGCCGCTATCAGTTCTTCTACAGCAGCAGCTCTCCCGTTCGCAGGGCCCCAAGGCCTTTGTGTATACCTGCAATGCTGGTGCCATACCTGTTGATCATTGGACTCAAGATCCATCCGCCGGTGGCGGCCGCATGCTCGGTGAGGCATGCCACTTCGTGGACCTGCTGCGCCACTTGGCTGCCAGCCCCATCGAAGACCTCCAGCTATTCAGTGCCGCAGACAGCAAACCCTGTCCAGACACTTTCTCCCTTCAGCTTCGCTTTGCTGACGGCTCGATTGGGACCGTTCACTACTTCGCCAATGGCAGTAAGGCCTTCCCAAAAGAGCGCCTTGAGGTTTTTGTCGATGGCAAAATATTTCGTCTCGATAATTATCTAAAGCTCAAGGCCTGGGGCATCCCTGGCTTCCGCACCCGTCGCTTGCTCCAACAAGACAAGGGACAAGTGGCTTGTTGTGCAGCTTTCCTTACAGCCATTGAAACCGGCGGGTCACCGCCGATCCCCACTTGCGAGATCTTTGAAGTGCAGCGGTGGCTTTTGGAGGCTGTGAATCAGTGAGTACTTGCTGTGTCCTTGGTCTCGGATATATCGGCTTGCCTACTGCTGCTGTACTCGCACGTTCTGGCCATCGGGTGGTTGGAGTAGATGTGAGTTCCAAAGTTGTGGCCATTGTCAATCAGGGCCAGATCCATATTTTGGAGCCAGATCTCGATCAAGCGGTGGCGGCTGCCGTTGCCTCTGGAGCCCTCATGGCTCAGTTGACTCCTGCAGCTGCTGATGTGTTTCTGATTGCTGTACCAACACCTTTCCGCGGTGGGGCCCATGGCATCCCCCAGCCCAACATTGACTACGTGCTTGCCGCAGCCCGCGCGATCGCAACAGTGCTGCGGCCAGGCAATCTCGTACTGATCGAATCCACTTCGCCGGTGGGTACCACCGAAAAGGTTGCAGATGAGCTTCG
Above is a window of Synechococcus sp. BIOS-U3-1 DNA encoding:
- a CDS encoding bi-domain-containing oxidoreductase; this encodes MKQLLHSLATGASELPELPAPVVPRGHLLIRSSCSLVSAGTERMLVDFGSANWIGKARQQPAKVQQVLEKARTDGPLTTLDAVRSKLDQPLPLGYCNVGTVVAVGSEVSGFQIGDKVASNGAHAELVSVSHLLCAVIPTEVSDEAAAFTVLSSIGLQGTRLANPTLGETFVVSGLGLIGLLTGQLLAAQGCRVLGLDPDPSKCALAETLGIMALHLSSGVDPVAWCLDHTAGIGVDGVLITAATSSTEPVHVAAGACRQRGRIVLVGVTGLELRRDLFYKKELSFQVSCSYGPGRYDPAYEQQGHDYPIGFVRWTQQRNFQAVLHALASGALRTEPLISHRFSFEQASDAYELLSSAEPSLGILLRYPETADPEQRLIQLPAAAEDVASTKPLLSVIGAGNFASRVLIPAFTKVGAGFYTIAASSGIGPVHLGRKFGFRQASTDVPALLVDPNYNTLVIATRHDSHALLVQQALAAGKNVFVEKPLCLTVEELSSIQAAFTGEQLLMVGYNRRFAPLSVLLQQQLSRSQGPKAFVYTCNAGAIPVDHWTQDPSAGGGRMLGEACHFVDLLRHLAASPIEDLQLFSAADSKPCPDTFSLQLRFADGSIGTVHYFANGSKAFPKERLEVFVDGKIFRLDNYLKLKAWGIPGFRTRRLLQQDKGQVACCAAFLTAIETGGSPPIPTCEIFEVQRWLLEAVNQ